The following proteins come from a genomic window of Streptococcus oralis:
- the trmB gene encoding tRNA (guanosine(46)-N7)-methyltransferase TrmB, which produces MRVRNRKGATELLEANPHYVVLNPLEAKGKWRDLFGNDHPIHVEVGSGKGAFVSGMAKQNPDINYIGIDIQKSVLSYALDKVLEVGVPNIKLLWVDGSDLTDYFEDGEIDRLYLNFSDPWPKKRHEKRRLTYKSFLDTFKRILPENGEIHFKTDNRGLFEYSLVSFSQYGMKLNGVWLDLHASDFEDNVMTEYEQKFSSKGQVIYRVEAEF; this is translated from the coding sequence ATGAGAGTTAGAAATCGTAAAGGGGCGACAGAATTGCTGGAAGCTAATCCACACTATGTCGTCCTAAATCCCTTGGAAGCCAAAGGGAAATGGCGAGACTTGTTTGGAAATGATCATCCTATTCATGTTGAAGTTGGAAGTGGGAAAGGGGCCTTCGTATCTGGAATGGCCAAGCAAAACCCTGACATTAACTACATCGGGATTGACATTCAAAAGTCGGTATTGAGTTATGCCCTGGATAAGGTGCTTGAAGTTGGAGTGCCCAATATCAAATTGCTGTGGGTAGATGGCTCGGATTTGACCGACTACTTTGAAGATGGTGAGATTGATCGTCTCTACCTAAACTTTTCAGATCCCTGGCCTAAAAAACGCCATGAAAAACGTCGTTTGACTTACAAGAGTTTCTTGGATACCTTCAAGCGCATCTTGCCTGAGAATGGGGAAATCCATTTCAAGACGGATAACCGTGGCTTATTTGAGTACAGCCTGGTGAGCTTTTCTCAGTATGGGATGAAACTCAACGGAGTTTGGCTTGACTTGCATGCCAGTGACTTTGAAGATAATGTCATGACAGAATATGAGCAAAAATTCTCCAGCAAAGGTCAAGTGATCTACCGAGTTGAGGCAGAATTTTAA
- the rimP gene encoding ribosome maturation factor RimP, which translates to MDAIATIVELVREVVEPVIQAPFELVDIEYGKIGSDMILSIFVDKPEGITLNDTADLTEIISPVLDTIKPDPFPEQYFLEITSPGLERPLKTKDAVAGAVGKYIHVGLYQAIDKQKVFEGTLVSFEGDELTMEYMDKTRKKTVQIPYSLVSKARLAVKL; encoded by the coding sequence GTGGACGCAATCGCAACAATCGTAGAATTAGTCAGAGAAGTTGTAGAACCTGTCATCCAAGCACCTTTTGAACTCGTGGATATTGAGTATGGAAAGATTGGCAGTGACATGATTCTCAGTATTTTTGTAGATAAACCTGAAGGAATTACCTTGAACGACACGGCAGACCTGACAGAAATTATCAGTCCTGTCCTAGACACCATCAAGCCCGATCCCTTCCCAGAACAATATTTCCTAGAAATTACCAGTCCAGGATTGGAACGTCCTTTGAAAACCAAGGATGCCGTCGCTGGAGCAGTTGGAAAATACATCCATGTCGGGCTCTACCAAGCCATCGATAAACAAAAAGTCTTTGAAGGAACCTTGGTATCCTTTGAAGGGGATGAGTTGACCATGGAATATATGGACAAGACACGTAAGAAAACTGTCCAAATTCCATACAGTTTAGTATCAAAAGCACGTTTAGCAGTAAAATTATAG
- the ccrZ gene encoding cell cycle regulator CcrZ, translated as MDLGDNELTLTPIPGKSGKAYMGSYPDGKRVFVKMNTSPILPGLAREQIAPQLLWTRRLPDGRDMCAQEWLTGKILTPHDMNRKQIINILTRLHRSRPLMKQLSRLGYTMETPVDLLQSWRQEAPEVLKRHQYLNSVIDDLRRTVPGFREDYATIVHGDLRHSNWIETESGLVYLVDWDSVRLTDRMFDVAHMLCHYIPEQHWHDWLTYYGYKYNQTVLDKLYWYGQYSYLSQIAKYFVNQDLDNVNREIYALRVFRDKYGKKR; from the coding sequence ATGGACTTGGGTGATAATGAGCTAACGCTGACCCCTATCCCTGGGAAGAGCGGCAAAGCTTATATGGGAAGCTACCCTGATGGGAAACGCGTCTTTGTAAAAATGAACACCTCTCCAATCCTACCTGGCCTAGCCAGAGAACAAATCGCTCCTCAATTACTATGGACTCGTCGTTTGCCAGATGGTCGTGATATGTGTGCCCAGGAATGGTTGACGGGCAAAATCTTGACACCACACGATATGAATCGCAAGCAGATCATCAATATCTTGACACGTCTTCACCGCTCACGTCCCTTGATGAAGCAGTTGAGCCGTTTGGGATATACCATGGAGACGCCAGTAGACCTGTTGCAGTCTTGGAGGCAAGAAGCACCAGAAGTCTTGAAACGACATCAGTACTTAAATTCGGTGATTGATGATTTGCGTAGAACGGTTCCAGGTTTTAGGGAAGACTATGCAACGATTGTACATGGGGATCTTCGCCATAGTAATTGGATTGAAACAGAGAGCGGACTCGTTTATCTAGTGGATTGGGATTCGGTTCGTCTGACGGATCGTATGTTTGATGTGGCGCATATGTTGTGTCATTATATTCCAGAGCAACATTGGCATGATTGGCTAACTTATTACGGTTATAAGTACAATCAGACAGTTTTAGATAAATTGTATTGGTATGGTCAGTATTCTTACTTGAGCCAGATTGCCAAATACTTTGTAAATCAAGATTTAGATAATGTAAACCGGGAGATTTACGCCTTGCGTGTCTTTCGTGATAAGTATGGAAAGAAGAGATGA